Part of the Dysgonomonadaceae bacterium PH5-43 genome is shown below.
TTTCGGAAATGTGTCTTTTGGGTGTAATCTACCGACTTGAAACCGACAAGTATTATGTGTATCCGAAATTTTCAATGGGTTTGACTTCTTTTGCAATAGATAGTGGTGATGTGAATTTGAAAGAGAAGAACTCTAATAATGAATTTAGGGTTTGTTATTCCGGTGAGGGTAAACTTTTAAAAGAATATTTCACACTTGCTCCTTCGGTTTCCTTTGGTTATAAGATTTCAAACCGATTTTTCCTCAATGCAGATATAATGTTCTCATACTACCACTCGAACTTTGTGTATAATAAGGAAACCAAAAATTTATTCACGAATGAAAAAACAGTTGAGACTTTTGGCTATAAAAAAGGTATCTCAACTTTGAGTTTAGGTTTGGGTTTTATATTTGTACTGAAATAAATAAGAAAAGTATTTCTGTGTGTTATTGATTTATATAGTTGTGTAGCAATAATATTGATTTTTTGTCGAATAAGTAGTAAAAAAATAATATCTTTGCACCAAAACTTAATAAATAACATAAAATTCTTATAATTATGAGCAAGAGCAATTCCGCAAACATAAAATTTTATAGCGGAGAAGATATTCCTTTGGAATTACATAAAACCCGTGTAGTGCAGAAATTACACTTAGTTCCTATCGAACGTC
Proteins encoded:
- a CDS encoding hypothetical protein (product_source=Hypo-rule applied; superfamily=56925), which gives rise to MKIKLLLVFSLFGVFVTNIYGQDSLAYKSKWQIRVLAGVNLPITKISQGAETDNLIQFDNSSFYLQPVSISYFFSKHWGAEFSAQGSISRKSRNRSDRFTNDMQTQYGEMFYVRANSTGSPDSDLFLSDIFSEMCLLGVIYRLETDKYYVYPKFSMGLTSFAIDSGDVNLKEKNSNNEFRVCYSGEGKLLKEYFTLAPSVSFGYKISNRFFLNADIMFSYYHSNFVYNKETKNLFTNEKTVETFGYKKGISTLSLGLGFIFVLK